From the Anaeromyxobacter sp. genome, one window contains:
- a CDS encoding WYL domain-containing protein yields the protein MTRRRATPRAGAGPAPRRAPRPAAAARRPHPPAAPAAPKADPRDRLRRVLFLVPYAVRHPGIHVKDLARRCGISEKELLEDLDFLLGVGSPPFAPDDFLDLYVEGDRVHVALHQSFSRPPRFTESEAAALAAAASALGGEGRERVVAALRQSVPRDRRASFDELSGRIYAGAPPTRDSVLGRLQRAIAERRAVALTYQSASSDAAAERTVHPFTLAQRLGHWYLYGHDAARGKPLAFRLDRIRECAVTEGRFEPPTEGELQRAQLFSEPTGEPIRLRLDPLAAAWALARPGGVEVVKRTEDGGAVVEVRGVSEAWATRFALSFGGGAEVLGPAAARRHFAEAVRRTLARYG from the coding sequence GTGACCAGGCGCCGCGCCACGCCGCGCGCCGGCGCCGGGCCGGCCCCGCGCCGCGCCCCCCGCCCGGCCGCCGCGGCGCGCCGGCCCCACCCGCCCGCGGCCCCGGCGGCCCCCAAGGCCGACCCGCGCGACCGGCTGCGCCGGGTGCTCTTCCTGGTGCCCTACGCGGTGCGCCACCCCGGCATCCACGTGAAGGACCTGGCGCGCCGCTGCGGGATCTCGGAGAAGGAGCTGCTGGAGGACCTCGACTTCCTGCTCGGGGTGGGCTCGCCGCCCTTCGCCCCGGACGACTTCCTCGACCTGTACGTGGAGGGCGACCGGGTCCACGTGGCGCTGCACCAGAGCTTCTCGCGCCCGCCCCGCTTCACCGAGAGCGAGGCGGCGGCGCTGGCGGCGGCGGCCAGCGCCCTGGGCGGCGAGGGGCGGGAGCGGGTGGTGGCGGCGCTGCGGCAGTCGGTGCCGCGCGACCGGCGCGCCTCCTTCGACGAGCTCTCCGGGCGCATCTACGCCGGCGCCCCGCCCACCCGCGACTCGGTGCTGGGCCGGCTGCAGCGGGCCATCGCCGAGCGGCGCGCCGTGGCGCTCACCTACCAGTCGGCCTCCTCGGACGCCGCGGCCGAGCGCACCGTCCACCCCTTCACCCTGGCCCAGCGGCTGGGCCACTGGTACCTCTACGGCCACGACGCGGCCCGCGGGAAGCCGCTGGCCTTCCGGCTCGACCGCATCCGCGAGTGCGCCGTCACCGAGGGGCGCTTCGAGCCGCCCACCGAGGGCGAGCTGCAGCGGGCCCAGCTCTTCTCCGAGCCCACCGGCGAGCCCATCCGCCTGCGCCTCGACCCCCTGGCCGCCGCCTGGGCCCTGGCCCGGCCGGGGGGGGTGGAGGTGGTCAAGCGGACGGAGGACGGGGGCGCTGTGGTCGAGGTGCGGGGCGTGTCGGAGGCCTGGGCCACCCGCTTCGCCCTCTCCTTCGGCGGCGGCGCCGAGGTGCTGGGGCCGGCCGCGGCCCGCCGGCACTTCGCCGAGGCGGTGCGGCGGACCCTGGCGCGCTACGGCTGA
- a CDS encoding WYL domain-containing protein: MQKSQRLLDLAAFLLRAAEPISWREIQEQFAEDYGGSGEAAIRKFERDKAELLELGIPVRYVAGDEDLPAGYLIDKDEFYLPDLKLPPEDLALLYLAGSAALASGTFPSSRDLAHAMNKLSFAARAPGASEAAALFTLHLSQDGARAPAQAGLLEEVSRAVATRKRVHLTYAGAERRARTEREVDPYGLFQKGGAWFLTGWCHLRRGLRTFHLGRIEALTVNAAAPRTPDFTPRAELSLAEVATRETWEFTVHAPLRCRVRLEPPTPAEVRSSFGPRARLKDEGGATLVEVDATNGEGLVRHVLSLGDRAELVAPRALRDRAREILAGLARRLP, encoded by the coding sequence GTGCAGAAGTCCCAGCGGCTGCTCGACCTCGCCGCCTTCCTCCTCCGGGCGGCCGAGCCCATCTCCTGGCGCGAGATCCAGGAGCAGTTCGCCGAGGACTACGGCGGCTCGGGCGAGGCGGCCATCCGCAAGTTCGAGCGGGACAAGGCCGAGCTGCTGGAGCTCGGCATCCCGGTGCGCTACGTGGCCGGCGACGAGGACCTGCCGGCCGGCTACCTGATCGACAAGGACGAGTTCTACCTGCCGGACCTGAAGCTGCCGCCCGAGGACCTGGCGCTGCTCTACCTGGCCGGCTCGGCGGCCCTGGCCTCCGGCACCTTCCCGTCCTCGCGCGACCTGGCCCACGCCATGAACAAGCTCTCGTTCGCGGCCCGCGCCCCGGGCGCGTCGGAGGCGGCGGCGCTCTTCACGCTGCACCTCTCGCAGGACGGCGCCCGCGCCCCGGCGCAGGCCGGGCTGCTCGAGGAGGTGTCGCGCGCGGTGGCCACCCGCAAGCGCGTCCACCTGACCTACGCCGGCGCCGAGCGGCGGGCCCGCACCGAGCGCGAGGTGGACCCCTACGGCCTCTTCCAGAAGGGCGGCGCCTGGTTCCTCACCGGCTGGTGCCACCTGCGCCGCGGCCTGCGCACCTTCCACCTGGGGCGCATCGAGGCGCTCACCGTCAACGCCGCCGCGCCGCGCACCCCGGACTTCACGCCGCGCGCCGAGCTGAGCCTGGCCGAGGTGGCCACCCGCGAGACCTGGGAGTTCACGGTGCACGCGCCGCTGCGCTGCCGGGTCCGGCTGGAGCCGCCCACCCCGGCGGAGGTGCGGTCCTCCTTCGGCCCGCGCGCCCGGCTCAAGGACGAGGGCGGCGCCACCCTGGTGGAGGTGGACGCCACCAACGGCGAGGGGCTGGTGCGCCACGTCCTCTCGCTGGGCGACCGGGCCGAGCTGGTGGCGCCCAGGGCGCTGCGCGACCGGGCCCGCGAGATCCTGGCCGGGCTGGCGAGGAGGCTGCCGTGA
- a CDS encoding response regulator, with translation MAHVLIVDDTDIVRKALEVAVRRMGHAAVSTSDADEALAMAQLDPPDLALLDFRMPGLGGAGLFHALHASLGARCPRVLWVSATPADEVARETAADGPAAGFVKKPFHLDELMRSVDEALSDAAA, from the coding sequence GTGGCACACGTGCTGATCGTGGATGACACCGACATCGTCCGGAAGGCCCTGGAGGTGGCCGTGCGCCGCATGGGCCACGCCGCCGTCAGCACCTCCGACGCCGACGAGGCGCTGGCCATGGCCCAGCTGGACCCGCCCGACCTGGCCCTCCTCGACTTCCGCATGCCCGGCCTGGGCGGCGCCGGCCTCTTCCACGCCCTGCACGCCTCGCTCGGCGCCCGCTGCCCCAGGGTGCTGTGGGTCTCGGCCACGCCGGCCGACGAGGTGGCCCGGGAGACCGCCGCGGACGGCCCGGCGGCGGGCTTCGTGAAGAAGCCCTTCCACCTCGACGAGCTGATGCGCTCGGTGGACGAGGCCCTGTCGGACGCGGCGGCCTGA
- a CDS encoding NAD(P)-dependent oxidoreductase produces MRLRLGFLGLGTMGEPIANNLRKAGHELTVWNRTAAKAGPLVQKGVRQAATPRACAEGRDLVLTCLADEAALDAVLGGPEGLLAGLAAGAVLADLSTAGVRSARAVGAACAARGASFLSAPLLGSRAAAEKAQLVVVAGGPAAARERARPALRAISARMFELDDAVQAALLKLCVNAVGGAMMAGLGEALALGASGGLPGAKVLEVLQASTFHSPIHLMKGEQVLRQDYAPRFRLGLAEKDQRLAQEAAADQGARLPVNAAVRQLLGDAAASGRGEQDLAAVAELLLEWAKARV; encoded by the coding sequence ATGCGCCTGCGACTCGGCTTCCTCGGCCTCGGCACCATGGGTGAACCCATCGCCAACAACCTCCGCAAGGCCGGCCACGAGCTGACCGTGTGGAACCGGACCGCCGCCAAGGCCGGGCCGCTGGTGCAGAAGGGGGTCCGGCAGGCCGCCACGCCGCGGGCCTGCGCCGAGGGGCGGGACCTGGTCCTCACCTGCCTGGCCGACGAGGCGGCGCTGGACGCCGTCCTCGGCGGGCCGGAGGGCCTGCTGGCCGGCCTGGCGGCCGGCGCGGTGCTGGCCGACCTCTCCACCGCCGGGGTGCGCTCGGCCCGGGCGGTGGGCGCGGCCTGCGCCGCCCGGGGGGCCAGCTTCCTCTCGGCGCCGCTGCTCGGCTCCCGCGCCGCGGCCGAGAAGGCCCAGCTGGTGGTGGTGGCCGGCGGCCCGGCGGCGGCCCGCGAGCGCGCCCGGCCGGCGCTGCGCGCCATCAGCGCCCGCATGTTCGAGCTGGACGACGCGGTCCAGGCGGCGCTGCTCAAGCTGTGCGTCAACGCGGTGGGCGGGGCCATGATGGCCGGCCTCGGCGAGGCGCTGGCGCTGGGCGCCTCGGGCGGCCTGCCCGGGGCCAAGGTGCTGGAGGTGCTGCAGGCCTCCACCTTCCACTCGCCGATCCACCTGATGAAGGGCGAGCAGGTCCTGCGGCAGGACTACGCGCCGCGCTTCAGGCTGGGGCTGGCCGAGAAGGACCAGCGCCTGGCGCAGGAGGCGGCGGCCGACCAGGGGGCCCGCCTGCCGGTCAACGCGGCGGTGCGGCAGCTGCTGGGCGACGCCGCGGCCAGCGGGCGCGGCGAGCAGGACCTGGCCGCGGTGGCGGAGCTCCTGCTGGAGTGGGCCAAGGCGCGGGTCTAG
- a CDS encoding FAD-dependent oxidoreductase translates to MPGSLARPGGTGKREVWDRGARGGGSRASLRRAPVRGSARRRAWRGTGAAAVTERYDVVVVGAGISGLALAWKAAQDGRRVLVLEREGRVGGCLHSERTPEGYWFELGAHTTYNSYGAFLDVVVGSGVAGKIVERGPARAVFGLLRDGQCAWLTPPKVLLQLSWLEAAVHLPAALFLSKQGHTVYSYYSRLMGRRNYDRVLGPFLAAVPSQRADGFPLTGPGSLFKKRPRRQEFIKSFGFDGGLQVVCDAAARTPGLKVELGVTVTALRRQGAGFTVTTGDGRTFEAPVAALAIPPDAAAPLVRHDFPELASQISRVKTVTVDSLGVVLPREKAWMPESAFLVPVDDIFHSCVSRDPFPDPRLRGFAFHFKPGQTRQARLARVLEVLRVQESDLLHLAEKHVSLPSPALGHGEVVAELDRCLAGTSLALTGNYFEGLAIEDCVLRSNAEWRRVGPAAG, encoded by the coding sequence ATGCCTGGATCTCTAGCAAGGCCGGGCGGAACGGGGAAGCGCGAGGTGTGGGACCGGGGGGCCCGAGGGGGGGGCTCCCGCGCTTCCCTCCGGCGGGCACCCGTGCGAGGCTCCGCCCGGCGCCGGGCCTGGCGCGGAACGGGAGCAGCGGCGGTGACGGAACGGTACGACGTGGTGGTGGTCGGCGCGGGCATCAGCGGCCTGGCCCTGGCCTGGAAGGCGGCCCAGGACGGCCGGCGGGTGCTGGTGCTGGAGCGCGAGGGGCGCGTGGGCGGGTGCCTCCACTCCGAGCGGACCCCCGAGGGCTACTGGTTCGAGCTGGGCGCGCACACCACCTACAACAGCTACGGCGCCTTCCTCGACGTGGTGGTGGGCAGCGGCGTGGCCGGCAAGATCGTGGAGCGCGGGCCGGCCCGCGCCGTCTTCGGGCTGCTGCGCGACGGCCAGTGCGCCTGGCTGACCCCGCCCAAGGTGCTCCTGCAGCTCAGCTGGCTGGAGGCGGCGGTGCACCTGCCGGCCGCCCTGTTCCTCTCCAAGCAAGGCCACACGGTCTACTCGTATTACTCGCGCCTCATGGGGCGGCGGAACTACGACCGGGTGCTGGGGCCCTTCCTGGCGGCGGTGCCCTCGCAGCGCGCCGACGGCTTCCCGCTCACCGGGCCGGGCTCGCTCTTCAAGAAGCGGCCGCGGCGGCAGGAGTTCATCAAGTCCTTCGGCTTCGACGGCGGCCTGCAGGTGGTGTGCGACGCGGCGGCCCGCACCCCCGGCCTGAAGGTGGAGCTGGGCGTCACGGTCACGGCGCTGCGCCGCCAGGGCGCCGGGTTCACGGTGACCACCGGCGACGGCCGCACCTTCGAGGCCCCGGTGGCCGCCCTGGCCATCCCGCCCGACGCCGCGGCGCCGCTGGTGCGCCACGACTTCCCCGAGCTGGCCTCCCAGATCTCGCGGGTCAAGACGGTCACGGTGGACAGCCTGGGGGTGGTGCTGCCCCGCGAGAAGGCCTGGATGCCGGAGTCGGCCTTCCTGGTGCCGGTGGACGACATCTTCCACTCCTGCGTGAGCCGGGACCCCTTCCCGGACCCGCGGCTGCGCGGCTTCGCCTTCCACTTCAAGCCCGGGCAGACCCGCCAGGCGCGGCTGGCGCGGGTGCTGGAGGTGCTGCGGGTCCAGGAGTCCGACCTGCTGCACCTGGCCGAGAAGCACGTCTCCCTGCCCTCCCCGGCGCTGGGGCACGGCGAGGTGGTGGCCGAGCTGGATCGCTGCCTGGCCGGCACCAGCCTGGCGCTCACCGGCAACTACTTCGAGGGGCTGGCCATCGAGGACTGCGTGCTCCGCTCCAACGCGGAGTGGCGCCGGGTGGGCCCGGCCGCCGGCTAG
- the aroG gene encoding 3-deoxy-7-phosphoheptulonate synthase AroG yields MTFKTDDVRIKGIHELAPPSHLTREFPVTDRAATTVYEARQAIHRVLHGMEDRLVVVVGPCSIHDVKAAKEYAHRLVAERTRHASELEIVMRVYFEKPRTTVGWKGLINDPDLTGGFDINKGLRLARELLLDINELGLPAGCEYLDVITPQYIADLVAWGAIGARTTESQVHRELASGLSCPVGFKNGTDGNVRIAIDAIKAAGSAHHFLSVTKGGHSAIVSTNGNEDCHVILRGGKAPNYDAASVEAVCAEIGRAGLAQRVMIDASHANSSKKPENQVLVGADVARQVAGGDARLMGLMLESHLVAGRQDLLPGKPLTYGQSITDGCIGWEDTVRVLEALAEAVRQRRLAAGE; encoded by the coding sequence ATGACCTTCAAGACCGACGACGTCCGCATCAAGGGCATCCACGAGCTGGCGCCGCCCTCCCACCTGACCCGGGAGTTCCCGGTGACGGACCGGGCGGCCACCACGGTCTACGAGGCGCGCCAGGCCATCCACCGGGTGCTGCACGGCATGGAGGACCGGCTGGTGGTGGTGGTGGGGCCCTGCTCCATCCACGACGTCAAGGCCGCCAAGGAGTACGCCCACCGGCTGGTGGCCGAGCGCACGCGGCACGCCTCCGAGCTCGAGATCGTGATGCGGGTCTACTTCGAGAAGCCGCGCACCACGGTGGGCTGGAAGGGGCTCATCAACGACCCCGACCTGACCGGCGGCTTCGACATCAACAAGGGGCTCCGGCTGGCGCGCGAGCTGCTCCTCGACATCAACGAGCTGGGGCTGCCGGCCGGCTGCGAGTACCTGGACGTCATCACCCCGCAGTACATCGCCGACCTGGTGGCCTGGGGCGCCATCGGGGCCCGCACCACCGAGAGCCAGGTGCACCGCGAGCTGGCCAGCGGCCTCTCCTGCCCGGTGGGCTTCAAGAACGGCACCGACGGCAACGTGCGCATCGCCATCGACGCCATCAAGGCGGCCGGCAGCGCGCACCACTTCCTCTCGGTCACCAAGGGCGGCCACTCGGCCATCGTGTCCACCAACGGCAACGAGGACTGCCACGTCATCCTGCGCGGCGGCAAGGCGCCCAACTACGACGCCGCCAGCGTGGAGGCGGTCTGCGCCGAGATCGGCAGGGCCGGGCTGGCGCAGCGGGTCATGATCGACGCCAGCCACGCCAACTCCTCCAAGAAGCCGGAGAACCAGGTGCTGGTGGGCGCCGACGTGGCCCGGCAGGTGGCCGGCGGCGACGCCCGCCTCATGGGGCTGATGCTGGAGAGCCACCTGGTGGCCGGCCGCCAGGACCTGCTGCCCGGCAAGCCGCTCACCTACGGCCAGTCGATCACCGACGGCTGCATCGGGTGGGAGGACACGGTGCGGGTGCTGGAGGCGCTGGCCGAGGCGGTGCGGCAGCGCCGGCTGGCGGCGGGCGAGTAG